The Oncorhynchus tshawytscha isolate Ot180627B linkage group LG20, Otsh_v2.0, whole genome shotgun sequence genome has a window encoding:
- the haus4 gene encoding HAUS augmin-like complex subunit 4 isoform X3, with translation MYRLLQEMIQEHCVRKHHSTVAPEDDTFYETVEQCLVVAQCVRQLNPSATASQDQPPVLGLSAQQVLELMPQEQDVWKMKQRLPRELEKHLKKKCFSVLSYYQPEWEDESEGLKNMKLSRLSGLLERERKRAESLKEKSRESASLLQRQTHCYLSELLGCIQILQSLILDHRLKAQKELDRKKIDYFEAKCEIIMQKIRAEMLEIQLDTYTADTISAHKKIREKLETELNASQLEKQSVECKLSSFEIFGKEFEALAEEYSRLRQEIDTKSWALKEFSQHTD, from the exons TTCTATGAAACTGTGGAGCAGTGTCTGGTGGTGGCCCAGTGTGTCAGGCAGCTGAACCCGAGTGCCACCGCCAGCCAGGACCAGCCCCCTGTTCTAGGACTGAGTGCCCAACAGGTCCTCGAGCTGATGCCACAAGAGCAG GATGTATGGAAAATGAAACAGCGACTGCCTAGAGAACTAGAAAAGCATCTGAAGAAGAAATGTTTCAGCGTCCTCTCCTACTATCAGCCTGAATGGG AGGATGAGAGTGAAGGGCTGAAGAACATGAAGCTGTCTCGCTTGTCTGGCCtcctggagagagaaaggaaaagagcAGAGAGTCTGAAGGAGAAGAGCCGTGAGAGTGCCTCCCTGCTGCAAAGGCAGACTCACTGCTACCTCTCT GAGCTGTTAGGGTGCATCCAGATTCTCCAGTCTCTGATCCTGGACCACAGGCTGAAAGCCCAGAAAGAGCTGGACAGGAAAAAGATTGATTACTTTGAGGCCAAATGTGAGATCATCATGCAGAAGATCAG AGCTGAGATGTTGGAAATTCAGCTAGATACCTACACAGCAGACACAATATCTGCCCATAAAAAAATAAG GGAGAAGCTGGAAACGGAGCTGAATGCCTCCCAGTTAGAGAAGCAGTCTGTGGAGTGCAAACTGTCATCCTTTGAGATATTTGGCAAGGAATTTGAGGCTCTAGCTGAGGAATATTCCAGACTGCGTCAGGAGATTGACACGAAGAGTTGGGCTCTGAAGGAATTCTCTCAGCACACGGACTAA